Genomic segment of Nitrospiria bacterium:
GAAATCTCAAGTTTGACCAGGCGGCGGTCCCGCTGTCGGAAACGGAGCGACAGCGACTTCTCGGGCGCTTGGGCTGGCATGCGGACGATAAAATTCTCGTGGCCGGGAGCACCCACGAAAAGGAGGAAGAATATGTTTTGAACGCCTTCCTTCGGATCCGGGAGGGAGTGCCGAACCTCCGGCTGATCCTGGCGCCGAGGCATCTCAATCGGTTGCCGGGCCTGGCCGGGCTGCTCGCCCGCTGTGAAAAAGAAGGCGTCCGACACTCACGGTATTCCGATCTGGATCGGGGATCGTCCGAGGCCAAGGCCGATATCCTGCTCGTGGATACCATGGGCCAGTTGGGACGCCTGTACGGATTGGGGACCGTGGTCTTTGTGGGAGGCAGTCTGGTGCCGGTGGGAGGCCATAATCTTATGGAGCCGGCGGCGCTCGGGAGGCCGGTGCTGTTCGGACCGTTCTTCCAGCATGTCCAGGAAACGGCCGATCTGTTGCTGGCCTCCGGGGGCGGCCGAATGGTTCATGATGTCGGGGAACTGGTCCGTGAAGTTCGGGTCCTGCTGACCGAGACCGCCCAACGGCGGACGATGGAGCGTCTCGCCCGTGATACGGTGCGCGGCCATCAAGGGGCCTCCGCCCGGGCCTTTGTCATGGTGGAAGAGGAGTTGAAGAAACGTCTCGGCGGTCCCATTTCGAGGCGGGATTTTCGTAGCGCCCTTGAACGCTGGTTTAAAGAACGGATGCTGGCCTCAAAAGGCGGCGCGCTCACCTCCCTGGCCGCCGCGGGATTGCGCGGGGCTTCCATCCTTTATCAAGCGTGGCAGGAGATTCGGACGGCGGCCTACTCGCTCGGGCTGCTGCGATCCGTCCGGGTGGCGGGGCCGGTCATCAGCGTAGGCAATCTCACCCTTGGCGGAACCGGAAAGACGCCCACGGTCATGGCCGTCAGCCGGCTTCTGGCGGCCCAGGGGCATCGCCCCGCCGTCCTTTCCCGGGGCTACGGAGGACGCATCGGAAGGGCGATTCGGGTGGCGTCGGCTTCCTCCGGCATCGCACCCGGACCGGAGGATGTGGGGGATGAACCCTCCCTGATGGCCGATCGGCTTCGGGGAGTGCCCGTGGTGGTTTCATCCGACCGTGTCGCCGCGGCCCGTTACGCTCTCGAAACTCTTCAAACGGACGTTTTGGTCTTGGATGACGGCTACCAACATCTCCGTTTGAAGAGGGACCTGAATCTCCTCGTGGTGGATGCGGTCGAGCCCTTCGGCAACGGCCATGTTTTTCCCCGGGGAACGCTTCGGGAATCGGTCGGGCACCTGGGCCGGGCGGACGCCGTTTTGTTGACCCACGTGGACCATCCGGACGAAACGGCCGAACTGCAAAAATTCATACGACGATACCGCTCCGATCTGCCAATTTTCACCAGCCGGCACCGGATTGTTGAGCTCGTCCCCTTGGGCGGCGGTTCCTCCTGGCCCTTCGAAAAGATCAAGGGGTTGCGGCTGGTCGCCGTGGCGGGGATCGGCCAGCCGGACCGGTTCGTCAGGATGCTTCAAGCGGCGGGAGCGGATGTCGCCGCGGTCTTCCTGTATCCGGACCATTACCGGTATCGCCGGGAGGATGTGGAGGCGATCGAGACCGAGGCCGGGCGAAGGGAGGCCCCCGCGATTGTGACGACCGAAAAAGATGCGGTTCGAATCCGAAAGATTGGCCGTCCGATGAAGGCCTGGCGCGCGGGCCGCTTGGAACTGGTCATCGACCAGTCCGAGGCCTTCCAATCGATGCTGAGGAGGGTTTTTCGGTGAAGGCGGCGAAGCGGAAAAATCATCCGTGGCGCGATCGGTTGGAATACGGTCTGGTGATGGGGGTCTACGGTCTCTGCCGCCTCCTGCCCCGGTCCTGGGCTCCGCCCCTTGGCTCGCTTCTGGGCCTAGCGGCCTACTATCTGATTCCGCGCCGCCGACGAATCGCCCTCGACAATCTCCGTCGGGCCTTCGGGGCGTCCGAATTGGATCCTCGGGCGGTCGCTCGCGAGGCCTACCGGTCGTTGGGAAGGAATTTGATGGAGCTCCTGGTGGCGATGGATCAGGACCGGCCGGAGATTCTTCGCGGCGTTCGGATCGAGGGCCGTTCCCACATGGAAGAGGCGTTCCGGGAGGGCCGGGGGGTCATTTTTCTGGCATCCCATTACGGGAACTGGGAGCTGATGAACCTGGTCAATTCCGCGACCGGCGTCCCGACGCATGTCGTGGCCCGTGTGCTGGACAATCCCCGGCTCAACCGCATGATCAACCGGCAGCGGGAGCGGTTCGGGGCCGTCGTCATCAACAGCAAGGACCCCTCTTCGGTACGACAGATTCTATCCGCGCTCCATCAGAAAAAAGCGGTCGCGTTCCTGATCGATCAGAACGTCGTCGGAAACCGCGGTGTTTATGTTGATTTTTTCGGGCGCCTGGCCTATACTCATAAAGTTGTGGCCTTGATGGCCATCAAGACCGGGGCCCCCGTGATCCCAAGCTTCATGCATCGGGTGGAGGGGGGAGGCCATCGCCTCGTTTACGGGAAAGCGTTGCCGCTCCTCAAGACCGGGAATCGTGATCACGATGTGTGGATCAACACCCAGATCATGACCCGAGCGGTCGAGGACGCGGTTCGACAGCACCCGGAGCAGTGGCTCTGGATGCATGACCGATGGAGAAAGCAGCCGGCGGTCGGGACCGAGGCCGTTTTCCTGGACCGGGATGGAACCATCAGCCGGGAGGTGGGTTACATCCATAATGTGGACCATCTGCAACTGCTGCCGAATTCCGCCCGGGCCATTCGAAGGCTCAAACGGTGCGGGATGAAGGTCTTCGTGGTGACGAATCAGTCCGGCGTGGCGCGCGGTTACTATTCGGAAGAGCATGTCCGTCGGGTCAACGCCCGACTGGTCGATCTCCTCAAGGCGGAGGGGGCGGAGCTGGACGGGGTCTATTACTGCCCGCATCATCCCACGGAGGGTCAGGGGGCCTACACGCAGTCCTGCGGCTGTCGGAAGCCCGAGCCGGGCCTGCTGTATCAGGCGGCGGCCGGCGGGCCGATCGACTTCCGCCGCTCCTATGTCGTGGGGGATAAACTGACCGATGTGGAAATGGCGCATCGGGTCGGCGCCAAAGGGATCATGGTCCTGACGGGATACGGGTCGGAGGAGCTGGGACGAACCGCCGGCCACGGACCGCGACCGGACAAGGTCGTCCCCGATTTAGAGAAGGCGGTGGAATGGATTGTATCTCAGCGTGAGACGGACGAGGGCGACGACCCCCGAACCGGCACGGACTCCTGAAAACCACGGAGGGGATTCCTTTCGATGGATACGCGGCGCCTCAAGAAAATCGTCGAGCAGTTTGCGGGAAAAAAGATCATGGTCCTCGGCGATTTTGTCGCGGATGAGTATATCCTGGGTAAGACCTCGCGGATCTCCAGGGAGGCGCCCGTCCTGATTTTGCAGTACCTCTCGCGACAGGTCGTGTTGGGCGGTGCGGGCAATGCCACGAACAATCTGGCCGCTCTCGGCGCCACCGTTGTCCCGGTGGGGGTCGTGGGCGATGACGAGACCGGCCGGGAGGTGACGCTTCAGCTCAAACGGCTGGGCATCGACACCGCCCTTCTTCGCGCCCAACGCGACCGCGTCACCACCACCAAGACGAGGATCATGGCCGGCGGCCGGCATCAGCATACGTCGCAGCAGCAGGTGGTCCGGATCGACCGGGGGGAGTTCGAACGGGTCTCGGAACAGAACGAGGCGGCTTTCCTGATGGCGTTGGACGAGGAAATCCCGCGCATGGATGCCCTGGTGATCTCGGACTATCAGTACGGGGTCCTGTCCCCCCGCGTGATCGAAAAAGTCAATCAGATTGCCGGCCGGGATTCGTGCATCATCACGGTCGATTCGCGATACCGGATGTTGTCCTTCCGGGGGGTGAGCGCGGTGACCCCCAACGAGCCGGAGGTGGAGGAGGCGCTCGGGATTCGATTGGGCGAGGAGGAAGCGGGGGTGCGGGCGGCCGGAGAGCAGATCCTGGAGCGGGTCCAAAGCCGGGCGGTATTGATTACCCGGGGCAGCAAGGGAATGGCGTTGA
This window contains:
- the lpxK gene encoding tetraacyldisaccharide 4'-kinase, which codes for MGVVFYNLVLILSLPLILPFFVYLMITRSEYRTGLAERLGSWPGSWDRPEKARSRIWVHAASVGECLAVLPMIERFLADRPEWDLVFSVMTPAGRRLIEQRLGDRVRARFFPMDFPGLAGRLLRRVAPDLILLAETELWPNFLRSATQCDIPVLLVNGRISPRSYRRYRSIRWLFRETLRKIRIFGMQSAQDAQRIIDLGAPPERVRVLGNLKFDQAAVPLSETERQRLLGRLGWHADDKILVAGSTHEKEEEYVLNAFLRIREGVPNLRLILAPRHLNRLPGLAGLLARCEKEGVRHSRYSDLDRGSSEAKADILLVDTMGQLGRLYGLGTVVFVGGSLVPVGGHNLMEPAALGRPVLFGPFFQHVQETADLLLASGGGRMVHDVGELVREVRVLLTETAQRRTMERLARDTVRGHQGASARAFVMVEEELKKRLGGPISRRDFRSALERWFKERMLASKGGALTSLAAAGLRGASILYQAWQEIRTAAYSLGLLRSVRVAGPVISVGNLTLGGTGKTPTVMAVSRLLAAQGHRPAVLSRGYGGRIGRAIRVASASSGIAPGPEDVGDEPSLMADRLRGVPVVVSSDRVAAARYALETLQTDVLVLDDGYQHLRLKRDLNLLVVDAVEPFGNGHVFPRGTLRESVGHLGRADAVLLTHVDHPDETAELQKFIRRYRSDLPIFTSRHRIVELVPLGGGSSWPFEKIKGLRLVAVAGIGQPDRFVRMLQAAGADVAAVFLYPDHYRYRREDVEAIETEAGRREAPAIVTTEKDAVRIRKIGRPMKAWRAGRLELVIDQSEAFQSMLRRVFR
- a CDS encoding HAD-IIIA family hydrolase — protein: MKAAKRKNHPWRDRLEYGLVMGVYGLCRLLPRSWAPPLGSLLGLAAYYLIPRRRRIALDNLRRAFGASELDPRAVAREAYRSLGRNLMELLVAMDQDRPEILRGVRIEGRSHMEEAFREGRGVIFLASHYGNWELMNLVNSATGVPTHVVARVLDNPRLNRMINRQRERFGAVVINSKDPSSVRQILSALHQKKAVAFLIDQNVVGNRGVYVDFFGRLAYTHKVVALMAIKTGAPVIPSFMHRVEGGGHRLVYGKALPLLKTGNRDHDVWINTQIMTRAVEDAVRQHPEQWLWMHDRWRKQPAVGTEAVFLDRDGTISREVGYIHNVDHLQLLPNSARAIRRLKRCGMKVFVVTNQSGVARGYYSEEHVRRVNARLVDLLKAEGAELDGVYYCPHHPTEGQGAYTQSCGCRKPEPGLLYQAAAGGPIDFRRSYVVGDKLTDVEMAHRVGAKGIMVLTGYGSEELGRTAGHGPRPDKVVPDLEKAVEWIVSQRETDEGDDPRTGTDS
- a CDS encoding PfkB family carbohydrate kinase — protein: MDTRRLKKIVEQFAGKKIMVLGDFVADEYILGKTSRISREAPVLILQYLSRQVVLGGAGNATNNLAALGATVVPVGVVGDDETGREVTLQLKRLGIDTALLRAQRDRVTTTKTRIMAGGRHQHTSQQQVVRIDRGEFERVSEQNEAAFLMALDEEIPRMDALVISDYQYGVLSPRVIEKVNQIAGRDSCIITVDSRYRMLSFRGVSAVTPNEPEVEEALGIRLGEEEAGVRAAGEQILERVQSRAVLITRGSKGMALIERGGKAELIPIYGSDEIADVTGAGDTVIAIFTLALACGATLLEAAQLANIGGGIVVMKRGTATVGWGELEAALKKPL